One window of Cellulomonas shaoxiangyii genomic DNA carries:
- a CDS encoding ATP-binding cassette domain-containing protein, whose protein sequence is MTTSATLAPVRRPPGDGTPCSVLVEDLHRTLGGRDVLAGVDLAVRDGEVYGFLGPNGAGKTTLVRTLCTLLAPTSGRAVVAGFDVATRPGEVRLRIGAALQATALDLKQTGRELLRLQGRLYGMRAAQIDRRLRELGDLVALGSALDRPAGSYSGGMRRRLDVAMALVHSPGVVFLDEPTTGLDPESREALWAEVQHLNAELGVTVFLTTQYLEEADVLAHRVGIISAGRVVAEGTPDELKRTIGTDVVVAEVDEQAGDAADALRRLDVVEGVEVRGDQVTASVLDGTRALGPVAVALATAGVRTRSLALRRPTLDDVFLSLTGRHFATDDGAPHPDEAREATR, encoded by the coding sequence ATGACGACGTCTGCGACCCTCGCGCCCGTGCGGCGCCCGCCCGGCGACGGGACGCCGTGCTCCGTCCTCGTGGAGGACCTGCACCGGACCCTCGGGGGCCGCGACGTCCTCGCCGGGGTGGACCTCGCCGTCCGTGACGGGGAGGTCTACGGCTTCCTCGGTCCCAACGGCGCCGGGAAGACGACCCTCGTGCGCACGTTGTGCACGCTGCTGGCCCCCACGTCCGGACGCGCCGTCGTCGCCGGCTTCGACGTCGCGACGCGCCCCGGCGAGGTGCGGTTGCGGATCGGCGCCGCCCTGCAGGCCACCGCGCTCGACCTCAAGCAGACCGGCCGCGAGCTGCTGCGGCTGCAGGGGCGGCTCTACGGCATGCGCGCCGCGCAGATCGACCGGCGGCTGCGCGAGCTCGGCGACCTCGTCGCCCTCGGGTCGGCGCTCGACCGGCCCGCCGGCAGCTACTCGGGCGGCATGCGCCGCCGGCTGGACGTCGCGATGGCGCTCGTGCACAGCCCGGGCGTCGTCTTCCTCGACGAGCCGACGACCGGCCTCGACCCGGAGAGCCGCGAGGCGCTGTGGGCCGAGGTGCAGCACCTCAACGCCGAGCTGGGCGTCACCGTCTTCCTCACCACGCAGTACCTCGAGGAGGCCGACGTGCTCGCGCACCGGGTCGGCATCATCAGCGCCGGCCGGGTCGTCGCCGAGGGCACGCCCGACGAGCTCAAGCGGACCATCGGCACCGACGTCGTCGTCGCCGAGGTCGACGAGCAGGCCGGCGACGCGGCCGACGCGCTGCGCCGGCTCGACGTCGTCGAGGGCGTCGAGGTCCGCGGTGACCAGGTGACCGCGTCCGTGCTCGACGGCACGCGCGCGCTCGGGCCCGTCGCCGTCGCGCTCGCCACCGCCGGGGTCCGCACCCGCAGCCTCGCGCTGCGCCGGCCGACGCTCGACGACGTGTTCCTGTCCCTCACCGGCCGCCACTTCGCCACGGACGACGGCGCGCCCCACCCCGACGAGGCCCGGGAGGCCACGCGATGA
- a CDS encoding cation:proton antiporter yields the protein MTGVVAVVALAALAGAVARRLRQPPVLGVMVACLLLGPVGLGSWAPHVTATLWPDDSAGLRDGAARVGVAVLVVLLGLHLDTRASAAVSRATGVLAGTGLGVALVLGAGLAGVLVATGHGTPVVPLAIVCGCALGATALPVLGEIVRSRGLAGRREADTALATAAVQDGLVWLLLGLAAVLAPGGDGTRPAAVPALVGLVVATLALARLAPRLLAAVPPGAAGSVLMLVLLGAATVGFVRLGEVAGVHGVVGAFLLGAVVPLDALPAGTRRVLDGPVRWVATHVLLPVFFLVAGLAAAPLSLAGAGLLLPVVVLVLGVGGKLLGVRLAVRRGAVPAADAPMLSALLNTRGLTEVLVVQTGVEAGLLDPPLATAFLVMAVVTTLATGPWTARIERARMRGAQPVAGPVVATER from the coding sequence GTGACGGGCGTCGTCGCCGTCGTCGCCCTGGCCGCGCTCGCGGGCGCGGTCGCGCGCCGACTCCGGCAGCCGCCGGTGCTGGGCGTCATGGTCGCCTGCCTCCTGCTCGGGCCGGTGGGGCTCGGCAGCTGGGCGCCACACGTCACGGCCACCCTGTGGCCCGACGACTCGGCAGGCCTGCGGGACGGTGCCGCGCGCGTCGGCGTCGCGGTGCTGGTGGTCCTGCTCGGGCTGCACCTCGACACGCGCGCCTCGGCGGCGGTGTCCCGTGCGACGGGCGTGCTCGCGGGCACGGGGCTGGGTGTCGCGCTGGTGCTCGGCGCCGGGCTCGCGGGCGTCCTCGTGGCCACGGGGCACGGCACGCCGGTGGTGCCCCTGGCGATCGTGTGCGGCTGCGCGCTCGGGGCGACGGCGCTGCCGGTGCTGGGCGAGATCGTGCGCTCCCGCGGCCTGGCCGGGCGTCGGGAGGCGGACACCGCCCTGGCGACGGCGGCGGTGCAGGACGGCCTCGTGTGGTTGCTGCTGGGCCTCGCCGCGGTGCTCGCACCCGGCGGGGACGGCACGCGCCCGGCGGCGGTCCCGGCGCTGGTCGGGCTCGTCGTCGCGACACTCGCGCTCGCCCGGCTCGCACCCCGGCTGCTCGCTGCGGTCCCGCCGGGCGCCGCGGGGTCGGTCCTCATGCTCGTCCTGCTGGGGGCGGCGACGGTCGGCTTCGTGCGGCTCGGCGAGGTCGCGGGCGTGCACGGCGTCGTCGGGGCCTTCCTGCTGGGGGCGGTCGTGCCCCTCGACGCACTGCCGGCGGGGACGCGCCGGGTGCTCGACGGGCCGGTGCGGTGGGTCGCCACGCACGTCCTGCTACCGGTGTTCTTCCTCGTCGCGGGCCTGGCCGCGGCGCCACTGAGCCTCGCGGGCGCGGGGCTCCTCCTGCCCGTCGTGGTCCTGGTGCTGGGCGTGGGCGGCAAGCTCCTCGGCGTGCGGCTGGCGGTCCGCAGGGGTGCCGTGCCAGCGGCGGACGCCCCGATGCTGAGCGCCCTGCTCAACACCCGCGGGCTGACCGAGGTGCTGGTCGTGCAGACGGGCGTCGAGGCGGGGCTGCTCGACCCGCCGCTCGCCACGGCCTTCCTCGTCATGGCCGTGGTGACGACCCTCGCGACCGGCCCGTGGACGGCGCGCATCGAGCGCGCCCGCATGCGCGGGGCGCAGCCCGTGGCCGGCCCGGTGGTCGCCACGGAACGCTGA
- a CDS encoding response regulator transcription factor, with product MIENAGTPGATVEGDGLVLVHTGVELVRHGLTAMLDAIGAGTVRTPRCPSELRALVASAAEVTVILGLEDGDCAAVGALASECRDRGAAVLVLVGSADEEVLEDVTSIPSDGYLLQRELTTADLATAVDCVSRRQVYLPATLAGRLLASAREGQVGRRPAYGQLTPREREVVALLVDGMSNKQIAKALRISQHGVKRLVANVLAKLNCSNRTSAVSVALRENLVEPRPGAEEPAGAPRRAEHVTGAQRRVPATGALALAHR from the coding sequence ATGATCGAGAACGCCGGCACACCAGGGGCGACCGTGGAGGGCGACGGGTTGGTTCTGGTCCACACCGGGGTGGAGCTCGTCCGGCACGGCCTGACCGCCATGCTCGACGCGATCGGCGCCGGCACCGTGCGGACCCCCCGATGTCCCAGTGAGCTCCGTGCCCTCGTCGCCTCGGCCGCCGAGGTGACGGTCATCCTGGGCCTCGAGGACGGCGACTGCGCCGCGGTCGGCGCCCTCGCCTCCGAGTGCCGGGACCGCGGCGCGGCGGTGCTCGTGCTCGTCGGGTCGGCGGACGAGGAGGTCCTCGAGGACGTCACGTCGATCCCGTCGGACGGCTACCTGCTCCAGCGGGAGCTGACGACGGCGGACCTCGCGACGGCCGTCGACTGCGTGTCGCGCCGGCAGGTGTACCTGCCCGCCACCCTCGCCGGGCGCCTGCTCGCCAGCGCCCGCGAGGGTCAGGTGGGCCGGCGGCCGGCGTACGGCCAGCTCACGCCGCGTGAGCGGGAGGTCGTGGCGCTCTTGGTGGACGGCATGAGCAACAAGCAGATCGCCAAGGCCCTGCGCATCTCGCAGCACGGCGTCAAGCGGCTCGTCGCCAACGTCCTCGCCAAGCTCAACTGCTCCAACCGCACGTCGGCGGTGTCCGTGGCCCTGCGCGAGAACCTCGTGGAGCCGCGCCCGGGTGCCGAGGAGCCCGCGGGTGCGCCGCGCCGTGCCGAGCACGTGACCGGGGCGCAGCGTCGCGTCCCCGCGACGGGGGCGCTCGCGCTCGCCCACCGCTGA
- a CDS encoding TetR/AcrR family transcriptional regulator → MIESGAPVATGWQDAIEAHKARYRDRIMDAAVELAASEGAARITMARLAQHAGIGRATLYKYFPDVEQALLAHVRREIDRCAEVLARAAALPGSTGLERLHGSITAVADYFASSGHRMSWASLDRAELSTTANSVVTAHMAALVEPVVGVFADGLRDGSIRAGLDPAVHGPLVLKLVVSLHDELFRGVMTSAEAVEAVWQLVARGIAAQPDATV, encoded by the coding sequence GTGATCGAGTCGGGCGCACCGGTCGCCACCGGGTGGCAGGACGCGATCGAGGCCCACAAGGCCCGCTACCGCGACCGGATCATGGACGCCGCGGTCGAGCTCGCCGCGTCGGAGGGGGCTGCGCGCATCACCATGGCGCGGCTCGCGCAGCACGCCGGCATCGGTCGCGCGACGCTCTACAAGTACTTCCCCGACGTGGAGCAGGCGCTGCTGGCGCACGTCCGGCGGGAGATCGACCGCTGCGCCGAGGTGCTGGCCCGCGCCGCCGCCCTGCCCGGCTCCACCGGTCTCGAGCGGCTGCACGGCAGCATCACCGCGGTCGCCGACTACTTCGCCAGCAGCGGCCACCGCATGAGCTGGGCGAGCCTCGACCGCGCCGAGCTGAGCACGACCGCGAACAGCGTGGTGACCGCGCACATGGCTGCGCTCGTCGAGCCGGTCGTCGGCGTCTTCGCGGACGGTCTGCGCGACGGCAGCATCCGCGCCGGGCTCGACCCGGCCGTGCACGGGCCGCTCGTCCTCAAGCTCGTCGTCAGCCTGCACGACGAGCTGTTCCGAGGCGTCATGACGAGCGCCGAGGCCGTCGAGGCCGTGTGGCAGCTGGTCGCGCGGGGCATCGCCGCGCAGCCCGACGCGACCGTCTGA